From Desulfuromonas soudanensis, the proteins below share one genomic window:
- the cimA gene encoding citramalate synthase — protein sequence MNQIRLYDTTLRDGSQAEDVSFLVTDKIRIAQKLDELGIHYIEGGWPGSNPKDIAFFKDIKKVSLSGAKIAAFGSTRRAKITPDKDNNIRTLIQAEPDVVTIFGKTWDFHVHEALRISLEENLELIYDSLAYLKEHIGEVIYDAEHFFDGYKANPAYALKTLQAAQEAGADCIVLCDTNGGTLPYELPAIIAAVKKSVSTPLGIHAHNDSECAVANSLVAVENGIVHVQGTINGFGERCGNANLCSIIPSLVLKMESPCVADEQLKSLRGVSRYIYELANLVPNKHMAYVGNSAFAHKGGVHVSAIQRHPETYEHVRPERVGNVTRVLISDLSGRSNILAKAEQFNINLDSKDPVTLEILEDIKELENKGYQFEGAEASFELLMRRALGTIRPYFSVIGYRVIDTKRHEDEKTLSEATVQVKVGGRIEHTAAEGNGPVNALDHALRKALENFYPQLKEMRLLDYKVRVLPAGKGTASVTRVLIESGDKMERWGTVGVSDNIIDASYHALIDALQYKLLKDQGR from the coding sequence ATGAATCAGATCAGACTCTACGATACGACCCTGCGGGACGGCTCCCAGGCCGAGGACGTCTCCTTTCTGGTGACCGACAAGATCCGCATCGCCCAGAAGCTCGATGAGTTGGGGATTCACTACATCGAAGGGGGATGGCCGGGATCCAATCCCAAGGACATCGCCTTCTTCAAGGACATTAAAAAAGTCTCCCTCTCCGGGGCAAAGATTGCCGCCTTCGGCTCCACCAGGCGGGCCAAGATCACTCCGGACAAAGACAACAACATCCGCACCCTGATCCAGGCCGAACCGGATGTCGTCACCATCTTCGGCAAGACCTGGGATTTTCATGTTCACGAGGCGCTGCGCATCAGTCTCGAGGAAAATCTCGAACTGATCTACGACTCCCTGGCCTACCTGAAAGAACATATCGGCGAGGTCATCTACGACGCCGAGCATTTCTTCGACGGCTACAAGGCCAATCCCGCCTACGCCCTCAAGACCCTGCAGGCGGCCCAGGAGGCGGGCGCGGACTGCATCGTGTTGTGCGACACCAACGGCGGCACCCTCCCCTATGAGCTGCCGGCCATCATCGCCGCGGTCAAAAAGTCGGTCTCCACACCCCTGGGGATCCATGCCCACAACGACAGCGAGTGTGCCGTGGCCAACTCGCTGGTGGCAGTGGAAAACGGCATCGTCCACGTGCAGGGGACGATCAACGGTTTCGGCGAGCGCTGCGGCAACGCCAACCTCTGCTCGATCATCCCATCCCTGGTTCTGAAGATGGAGAGTCCCTGCGTCGCCGACGAACAACTCAAGAGCCTGCGGGGAGTCTCCCGTTACATTTACGAACTGGCCAACCTGGTGCCGAACAAGCACATGGCCTATGTCGGCAACAGCGCCTTCGCTCACAAGGGGGGGGTGCACGTTTCGGCGATTCAGCGCCATCCCGAAACCTACGAACACGTTCGCCCCGAGCGGGTGGGGAATGTGACCCGGGTGTTGATCTCCGATCTCTCGGGCCGTTCCAATATCCTCGCCAAGGCCGAACAGTTCAATATCAATCTCGACAGCAAGGATCCGGTGACCCTGGAGATTCTTGAAGACATCAAGGAGCTGGAGAACAAGGGGTACCAGTTCGAGGGCGCCGAAGCCTCCTTCGAACTCCTGATGCGCCGCGCCCTCGGCACCATTCGCCCCTACTTTTCGGTCATCGGCTACCGGGTGATCGACACCAAGCGGCACGAGGATGAAAAAACCCTTTCCGAGGCCACGGTCCAGGTCAAGGTGGGCGGCCGGATCGAGCATACCGCCGCCGAAGGAAACGGCCCGGTCAACGCCCTGGATCATGCGTTACGCAAGGCCCTGGAAAATTTCTATCCCCAGCTCAAGGAGATGCGCCTCCTCGACTACAAGGTCCGGGTTCTTCCCGCCGGCAAGGGGACGGCCTCGGTGACCCGGGTGCTCATCGAATCGGGTGACAAGATGGAACGCTGGGGAACGGTCGGGGTCAGTGACAATATCATCGACGCCTCCTACCATGCATTGATCGATGCCCTCCAATACAAGCTTCTCAAGGACCAGGGACGCTAA
- a CDS encoding CBS domain-containing protein has protein sequence MLKAKDIMTTAVQSVTEETTVEELARLFAEKNHSAMPVLGEDGTLKGIVTETDLVQQDRPLHLPKVISLFDWVLYLESEKNFREEVERITARKVGDICSREVTTCSPETPVSEIAELMVAKKSHLIPVVDKNRVVGVVARLDIIRAMGR, from the coding sequence ATGCTGAAGGCTAAAGATATCATGACAACGGCGGTTCAGTCCGTCACCGAAGAGACGACCGTCGAGGAACTGGCGCGCCTCTTTGCCGAAAAAAACCACAGTGCCATGCCGGTCCTCGGCGAGGACGGTACTTTGAAGGGGATCGTCACCGAAACGGATCTGGTCCAGCAGGACCGCCCCCTCCACCTCCCCAAGGTCATCTCCCTCTTTGACTGGGTCCTGTATCTGGAGAGCGAGAAAAATTTCCGCGAGGAGGTCGAGAGAATCACCGCCCGCAAGGTCGGAGACATCTGCTCCAGAGAGGTCACCACCTGCTCTCCCGAGACTCCGGTGAGCGAAATCGCCGAGCTGATGGTGGCCAAAAAATCCCATCTCATTCCCGTTGTCGACAAGAATAGGGTCGTAGGCGTCGTGGCCCGTCTCGACATCATCCGCGCCATGGGGCGTTGA
- a CDS encoding NAD(P)/FAD-dependent oxidoreductase — MGKHLVLAGGGHAHMTVLARLDQFVGRGHRVTLISPSPYQYYSGMGPGLLAGTYRPQEVRFHIRKMIEAPGGSFLEDRVSGIDAAGKRLHLASGGDLSYDAVSFNTGSGVPLGSLDGGSPNVLPVKPIENLLRVRETLLSWKEKRPPRLLVVGGGPAGVELAGNLWRLLRELDREGNISLVGGSRILKAFPDRVRTLARRSLENRGIVLHQGVRTKSLAGKVALLSDGASIPFDLALVAVGVSPAPLFRDSGLATGEDGGLTVNAFLQSPDYPEIFGGGDCIHFAPSPLDKVGVHAVRQNPVLLHNLLAALDGGPLRPYLPPSAYLLILNLGDGRGILSRRGWTVDGRLAFLAKDYIDRRFMKKFQISGELKEEA, encoded by the coding sequence ATGGGAAAGCACCTCGTCCTGGCCGGCGGCGGCCATGCGCACATGACGGTTCTGGCCCGCCTCGACCAATTCGTCGGCCGAGGACATCGGGTGACGCTCATCAGTCCTTCACCCTATCAGTACTACTCGGGAATGGGGCCGGGGCTGTTGGCGGGAACCTACCGCCCGCAGGAGGTGCGCTTTCACATCCGCAAAATGATCGAAGCACCGGGCGGCTCCTTCCTGGAGGACCGGGTCAGCGGGATCGATGCGGCGGGAAAGCGACTGCATCTCGCCTCGGGGGGAGATCTCTCCTACGATGCGGTCTCCTTCAATACGGGGAGCGGCGTTCCCCTCGGTTCCCTCGACGGGGGCTCGCCCAACGTTCTCCCCGTCAAACCGATCGAGAATCTGTTGCGGGTTCGGGAGACCCTGCTGTCGTGGAAAGAAAAACGACCGCCCCGACTCCTGGTGGTCGGCGGCGGTCCGGCGGGTGTGGAACTGGCGGGGAACCTCTGGCGACTCCTGAGAGAGCTCGACCGGGAAGGGAACATATCCCTGGTGGGGGGGAGCAGAATCCTCAAGGCCTTTCCTGACCGGGTCCGGACCCTGGCCCGGCGCTCCCTGGAAAATCGCGGCATTGTCCTGCACCAGGGGGTCCGAACGAAATCCCTGGCAGGAAAGGTTGCGCTCCTCAGCGACGGCGCCTCGATCCCCTTCGATCTGGCTCTCGTCGCCGTCGGCGTCTCGCCCGCCCCCCTCTTCCGGGATTCGGGGCTGGCCACCGGAGAAGATGGCGGCTTGACCGTCAACGCCTTCCTTCAGTCGCCGGATTACCCCGAGATCTTCGGCGGTGGCGACTGCATCCATTTCGCGCCATCCCCCCTCGACAAGGTCGGAGTCCATGCCGTGCGGCAGAATCCCGTGCTCCTCCACAACCTCCTGGCCGCCCTGGACGGGGGGCCGCTCAGGCCCTATCTTCCCCCCTCGGCTTACCTGCTGATCCTCAACCTCGGCGACGGGCGAGGCATTTTGTCCAGGAGGGGGTGGACCGTCGACGGACGGCTCGCCTTCCTGGCCAAAGACTACATCGACAGGCGTTTCATGAAGAAGTTCCAGATCTCCGGAGAGCTCAAGGAAGAGGCGTAA
- a CDS encoding aspartate kinase codes for MALVVQKYGGTSVANIERIRNVARRVAKTYDDGNDVIVVVSAMSGETNKLVALANEMCEFPSEREYDVLVATGEQVTIALLSMCLQSMGYKAKSYMGHQIPILTDSTFSKARIEKIDDKKVREDLKNGTIIVVAGFQGVDREGNTTTLGRGGSDTSAVAVAAGLKADVCEIYTDVDGVYTTDPRIVPDATKIEKISYDEMLEMASLGAKVLQIRSVEFAKKYGVVVHVRSSFNDNPGTLVMKEDADMETVLVSGITYNKDEAKISVMRVPDKPGIASILFTPLSHANITVDMIIQNVSNEGYTDMTFTVPKTDFKKALKIVEESAKEIAAGAVRSDENIAKVSIVGVGMRSHSGVASKMFQTLSQEGINIQMISTSEIKVSCVIDAKYTELAVRVLHDAFGLSKKDVKAE; via the coding sequence ATGGCCCTTGTTGTGCAGAAGTATGGTGGGACTTCGGTGGCGAACATCGAGCGGATCCGCAACGTCGCCCGGCGCGTCGCCAAGACCTATGATGATGGCAACGATGTGATCGTGGTCGTTTCCGCCATGTCCGGCGAGACCAACAAACTTGTGGCCCTCGCCAACGAGATGTGTGAATTTCCCAGCGAACGGGAATACGACGTGCTGGTGGCGACCGGCGAGCAGGTCACCATCGCCCTCCTCTCCATGTGTCTGCAGTCCATGGGATACAAGGCCAAGAGCTACATGGGACACCAGATCCCGATCCTGACCGACAGCACCTTTTCCAAGGCGCGCATCGAAAAGATCGACGACAAGAAGGTCCGCGAGGATCTGAAGAACGGTACGATCATTGTCGTCGCCGGATTCCAGGGGGTCGACAGGGAAGGGAACACCACCACTCTCGGCCGCGGCGGCTCGGACACTTCGGCGGTGGCGGTGGCCGCCGGGCTCAAGGCCGACGTCTGCGAAATCTACACCGATGTCGACGGCGTCTATACCACCGACCCGCGGATCGTCCCCGACGCCACCAAAATCGAGAAGATTTCCTACGATGAGATGCTGGAGATGGCGTCCCTCGGCGCCAAGGTTCTGCAGATCCGCAGTGTTGAATTCGCCAAGAAATACGGCGTGGTGGTCCACGTTCGTTCGAGCTTTAACGACAATCCAGGGACACTGGTGATGAAGGAGGATGCCGATATGGAGACCGTTCTGGTTTCGGGAATTACCTACAACAAGGATGAAGCCAAGATTTCCGTGATGCGCGTTCCCGACAAGCCGGGGATCGCCTCCATCCTCTTCACCCCCCTCTCCCATGCCAACATTACCGTCGACATGATCATACAGAACGTGTCCAACGAGGGGTACACCGACATGACCTTCACGGTCCCCAAGACCGACTTCAAAAAGGCCCTGAAGATCGTCGAAGAGTCGGCAAAAGAAATCGCCGCCGGTGCGGTACGGAGCGACGAGAACATCGCCAAGGTCTCCATTGTCGGGGTCGGGATGCGGTCCCACTCCGGGGTGGCCAGCAAAATGTTCCAGACCCTTTCCCAGGAGGGGATCAACATCCAGATGATCTCCACCAGCGAAATCAAGGTCTCCTGCGTCATCGACGCCAAGTACACCGAGCTGGCGGTTCGTGTGCTCCATGATGCCTTCGGTCTGTCTAAGAAGGATGTCAAGGCCGAATAA
- a CDS encoding bifunctional ADP-dependent NAD(P)H-hydrate dehydratase/NAD(P)H-hydrate epimerase: MKLLTAAQMQELDRRTIEEVGLPGVVLMENAGRGAVEALCGRFSSVWPGPVVVVAGKGNNGGDGYVVARDLLRRGWTVRTVILADRAAVKGDAAVHLGALLQSGGEVVFAPDAQALAAILSGMDLPRLVVDALFGTGLSSEVGGHYAEAIAWINRTGAKVVAVDIPSGIDAGSGRILGSAVCADLTVTFALAKVGHAVYPGAGCAGELVVLDIGIPRSLSDNVGDDHLLVEAPEAALLCPRRPAAGHKGTFGHLLVIAGETGKSGAAAMSAEAGLRSGAGLVTVACPAPVHAVLEIKLTEAMTVPLPAIDGALSLQALDQVRTLWVGKSAVAAGPGLGRSAETVALVRRLVAECPLPLLLDADALNAVSEVPDVLLERAPGTTVLTPHPGEMARLTGIDIQAIEADRLGVARDFACRYGVVLVLKGARTLIALPDGRIRINGSGNPGLASGGMGDVLTGLIGGLMAQGLSPANAAVLGTFLHGRAADRLSRIQGEAGLLATDLVRELPATRRELTLKGAQHAEG, translated from the coding sequence GTGAAACTCCTGACCGCTGCCCAGATGCAGGAACTTGACCGGAGGACCATCGAGGAGGTCGGCCTCCCCGGGGTGGTGCTGATGGAAAATGCCGGTCGGGGCGCGGTCGAGGCTCTCTGCGGCCGTTTCTCATCCGTCTGGCCCGGTCCGGTGGTGGTGGTGGCCGGCAAGGGGAATAACGGCGGCGACGGCTATGTCGTCGCCCGGGATCTTCTGCGCCGCGGATGGACGGTGCGCACGGTCATTCTTGCCGATCGTGCCGCGGTGAAGGGGGATGCCGCCGTTCATCTCGGCGCCCTGCTGCAGAGCGGCGGCGAGGTCGTTTTTGCCCCCGATGCCCAGGCTCTGGCGGCGATCCTTTCCGGAATGGATCTTCCCCGACTGGTGGTCGATGCCCTCTTCGGCACCGGACTGAGTTCGGAGGTGGGAGGTCATTATGCCGAGGCCATCGCCTGGATCAACCGAACGGGGGCGAAGGTGGTGGCCGTCGATATTCCTTCAGGCATCGATGCCGGCAGCGGGCGGATTCTCGGCAGCGCCGTTTGCGCCGACCTGACGGTGACCTTCGCTCTGGCCAAGGTCGGCCATGCCGTCTATCCCGGCGCCGGGTGCGCCGGCGAGCTGGTCGTACTCGACATCGGCATTCCCCGGTCTCTTTCGGACAATGTGGGGGACGATCACCTGCTGGTGGAGGCGCCGGAGGCTGCCCTCCTCTGTCCCCGGCGCCCTGCTGCGGGACACAAGGGGACCTTCGGTCATCTCCTGGTGATTGCCGGCGAGACCGGCAAGTCGGGAGCGGCGGCAATGAGTGCCGAAGCGGGACTCCGTTCCGGGGCCGGTCTGGTCACCGTCGCCTGTCCGGCGCCGGTTCATGCCGTTCTCGAGATCAAACTCACCGAGGCGATGACGGTCCCCCTTCCGGCCATCGACGGCGCCCTCAGCCTCCAGGCTCTTGACCAGGTGCGCACCCTCTGGGTCGGGAAGTCGGCCGTCGCCGCCGGACCGGGCCTCGGCCGTTCCGCCGAGACCGTCGCCCTGGTGCGGCGCCTGGTGGCGGAGTGTCCGCTGCCGCTCCTACTCGACGCCGACGCCCTCAATGCCGTTTCCGAAGTGCCTGACGTTCTTCTCGAGCGCGCTCCGGGGACGACGGTGCTGACTCCCCATCCCGGAGAAATGGCCCGCCTGACCGGGATCGACATCCAGGCCATCGAGGCGGATCGTCTCGGTGTGGCCCGGGACTTCGCCTGCCGTTATGGGGTGGTCCTGGTCCTCAAGGGGGCGCGCACCCTGATCGCTTTACCCGACGGCCGCATCCGGATCAACGGCAGCGGTAATCCCGGCCTGGCCAGCGGCGGGATGGGGGACGTGCTGACCGGCCTGATCGGCGGACTCATGGCTCAGGGACTTTCCCCGGCCAATGCGGCGGTTCTCGGCACTTTTCTCCACGGAAGGGCGGCCGACCGCCTGAGCCGTATCCAGGGGGAGGCCGGCCTGCTGGCGACGGACCTGGTGCGGGAGCTTCCGGCAACCCGACGCGAACTTACCCTCAAAGGAGCACAACATGCTGAAGGCTAA
- the tsaE gene encoding tRNA (adenosine(37)-N6)-threonylcarbamoyltransferase complex ATPase subunit type 1 TsaE: MRTWSLTTACAAETRALGETLGALLTEHLIVGLWGDLGTGKTCLTQGLARGLGVPVEEPVTSPSYTLMNHYSGRLELHHFDLYRLAGPEDLVDLGFDEYLQGGGVVVVEWAERAPGIETEGLSIRLAHAGEEERRIDFVAEGRVAEALLARLAATLTTERGGG, translated from the coding sequence GTGCGCACCTGGAGCCTGACCACCGCCTGCGCAGCGGAGACCAGGGCTCTCGGTGAGACCCTCGGCGCCCTGCTGACGGAGCATCTGATTGTCGGTCTTTGGGGGGATCTCGGAACCGGCAAGACCTGCCTGACCCAGGGTCTGGCCCGGGGGCTCGGAGTGCCGGTGGAGGAACCGGTCACCAGCCCGTCCTATACCCTGATGAATCATTACTCGGGGCGACTTGAACTCCATCATTTCGATCTCTATCGCCTCGCCGGACCGGAGGACCTGGTTGATCTGGGGTTTGACGAATATCTGCAGGGGGGGGGGGTGGTCGTCGTCGAGTGGGCCGAACGGGCTCCCGGCATCGAAACGGAGGGGCTGTCGATCCGCCTCGCCCATGCCGGGGAAGAGGAGCGTCGCATCGATTTTGTCGCAGAAGGCCGGGTGGCCGAAGCTCTTCTTGCCCGTCTGGCCGCGACCCTGACGACAGAGAGGGGGGGAGGATGA
- the lpdA gene encoding dihydrolipoyl dehydrogenase, translated as MKEFDIAVIGGGPGGYVAALRAAQQGACVCLIEEDQVGGTCLNRGCIPTKALYATAHLLQRLRGADKHGIGVGTIDFDFAVAARRKDEVVAKLVGGIEQLLKGREVEIFRGRASIEGAGRVCIRSRGVVGHIQARTIILATGSLPARPKTLAIDGKKVLTSNEILAIKELPESLLIVGGGYIGCEFASIFSALGTRVTLVEQLPGLLVQSDRQIVRDVEKTLREQGVAIHTEKSVESLDTSGDGVRVRIEGGEEVLVARVLVAVGRVPNSSGLGLEELGVRLDKGAVVVDAAMRTSVEGLYAIGDVTGGIQLAHVASYQAGIAVTNALGGEARADYRTVPSTIFTLPEIGQVGITEEEARKKGLNVSVGRFAYQASSKALCDGEVRGSVKIVADGDSGKILGAAIVGEEASALIAEVAVAMNQGMTAGELGRVIHSHPTLPEMIMEAAEDVEGMAVHKIGRRTKTE; from the coding sequence ATGAAGGAATTCGATATTGCCGTCATCGGCGGCGGCCCCGGCGGTTATGTGGCGGCGCTGCGCGCCGCCCAGCAGGGAGCCTGCGTCTGCCTGATCGAGGAAGATCAGGTCGGCGGCACCTGTCTCAACAGGGGGTGCATTCCGACCAAGGCCCTCTACGCCACCGCCCATCTCCTGCAGCGCCTGCGGGGAGCGGACAAGCACGGCATCGGTGTCGGCACCATCGATTTCGATTTCGCCGTCGCCGCCCGCCGCAAGGACGAGGTGGTCGCCAAGCTGGTCGGGGGGATCGAGCAGCTCCTCAAGGGCCGGGAAGTGGAAATCTTCCGCGGCAGGGCCTCCATCGAAGGCGCAGGACGGGTCTGTATCCGGAGCCGGGGTGTGGTCGGGCATATCCAGGCCCGCACGATTATCCTCGCCACCGGGTCACTCCCGGCCCGTCCGAAAACCCTCGCGATCGACGGGAAAAAGGTTTTGACCAGCAATGAAATTCTTGCTATTAAAGAGCTTCCCGAAAGCCTCCTGATCGTCGGCGGCGGCTATATCGGCTGCGAGTTCGCCAGTATTTTTTCCGCCCTCGGCACCCGGGTGACCCTGGTCGAGCAACTCCCAGGACTCCTCGTCCAGAGCGATCGCCAGATCGTGCGGGACGTCGAGAAAACCCTCAGGGAGCAGGGGGTGGCAATCCACACCGAAAAGTCGGTGGAAAGTCTCGACACCTCCGGAGACGGTGTGCGCGTCCGCATCGAAGGGGGCGAGGAGGTCCTTGTCGCCAGGGTGCTGGTGGCCGTCGGCCGGGTACCCAACAGCTCGGGGCTGGGGCTGGAGGAGCTCGGCGTCAGGCTCGACAAGGGGGCGGTCGTCGTCGATGCGGCGATGCGCACCTCCGTTGAGGGTCTCTATGCCATCGGCGACGTGACCGGCGGCATCCAGTTGGCCCACGTCGCCTCCTATCAGGCGGGGATCGCCGTCACCAACGCCCTGGGGGGGGAGGCCCGGGCCGATTACCGGACGGTTCCGAGTACCATCTTCACTCTGCCGGAGATCGGCCAGGTGGGGATCACCGAGGAGGAAGCCAGGAAAAAGGGGCTCAACGTATCCGTCGGACGTTTTGCCTACCAGGCCTCCAGCAAGGCTCTTTGCGACGGCGAGGTTCGCGGTTCGGTGAAGATCGTCGCCGACGGCGACAGCGGGAAGATCCTCGGCGCAGCCATCGTCGGCGAGGAGGCTTCGGCGCTCATCGCCGAGGTGGCGGTGGCGATGAACCAGGGGATGACCGCCGGCGAACTGGGGCGGGTCATCCATTCCCACCCCACCCTCCCCGAGATGATCATGGAGGCCGCCGAGGACGTGGAGGGGATGGCGGTGCACAAGATAGGGCGCAGGACAAAAACGGAATAG
- the acpS gene encoding holo-ACP synthase, with protein MAIAGLGTDLARIGRFRAFLAAGKKGVIHRLFTPGEQAYSLAKKDPAPHLAARFAAKEAFLKALGLGLRSGISWQDMSVVHDSLGKPSLDLAGRAAEIVAERRLSGIHLSYSHDGDYAVATVILEAP; from the coding sequence TTGGCCATCGCCGGACTCGGGACCGACCTCGCCCGCATCGGGCGCTTCCGCGCCTTTCTCGCCGCCGGCAAGAAGGGGGTCATCCATCGCCTCTTCACCCCGGGCGAGCAGGCCTACTCCCTGGCCAAGAAGGACCCGGCCCCCCACCTGGCGGCGCGTTTTGCCGCCAAGGAAGCCTTTCTCAAGGCCCTCGGTCTGGGGTTGCGGTCGGGGATCTCCTGGCAGGACATGTCCGTGGTGCACGATTCTCTCGGGAAACCGTCCCTCGACCTCGCCGGGCGCGCCGCCGAGATCGTTGCCGAGCGGCGCCTGAGCGGCATCCATCTCTCCTATAGCCATGACGGGGACTACGCCGTCGCAACCGTCATCCTGGAGGCGCCGTGA
- a CDS encoding ComEA family DNA-binding protein, producing MSTPPGTVLLVLGVLGLLLVTDGRRAVLQNGEPPAFYLEQESPGWVMFSSGFPDPGGHQIYDGETWGDVMKLTGLAPTPELTRKIALSSPLISGERLDIIVTEGQVSEIKRDWMSSGQRIALSIPLHPDRMTAEDWQVLPGVGPRLAEKICADRQLNGDFIVLEGVRRVSGVGAAKIAAWRKFF from the coding sequence ATGAGCACACCCCCCGGCACGGTCCTTCTCGTCCTGGGGGTGCTGGGATTGCTCCTCGTCACCGACGGCCGCCGGGCGGTTCTCCAGAACGGAGAACCCCCGGCATTTTATTTGGAGCAGGAGAGTCCCGGGTGGGTGATGTTCTCCTCCGGCTTCCCCGATCCGGGGGGCCATCAAATTTATGACGGTGAGACTTGGGGGGACGTCATGAAATTGACGGGACTTGCGCCCACCCCCGAATTGACCCGGAAGATCGCCCTGTCTTCCCCCCTGATCAGCGGCGAACGGTTGGATATCATTGTCACCGAAGGACAAGTATCCGAAATAAAAAGAGACTGGATGTCCTCCGGCCAGAGGATCGCACTCTCCATCCCCCTGCATCCCGACCGCATGACCGCCGAAGACTGGCAGGTTCTTCCCGGTGTGGGTCCCCGTCTGGCGGAAAAAATCTGTGCCGACCGTCAATTAAATGGCGATTTTATCGTTTTGGAGGGGGTCCGGCGGGTTTCGGGGGTGGGTGCGGCGAAGATCGCAGCCTGGCGGAAGTTTTTTTAA
- a CDS encoding pyridoxine 5'-phosphate synthase: protein MAKLGVNVDHVATVRQARGVAEPDPVTAAALAELAGADSITVHLREDRRHIQDRDVEILRRTVKTRLNLEMAATDEMVGIALKILPDCVTLVPEKREELTTEGGLNVFLNRNLIKRQADLLRQGGVIVSLFVDPDLEQIKAAHRVGADYIEIHTGAYCEARTNEERRGELAKIETAIRAGHKLGLGVNAGHGLNYQNVGDVIALGGIEEFNIGHSIVGRAVLVGMEQAVRDMLALLRRG, encoded by the coding sequence GTGGCCAAACTGGGAGTCAATGTCGATCATGTCGCCACCGTCCGCCAGGCCCGGGGCGTCGCCGAACCGGACCCGGTCACCGCAGCGGCGCTGGCCGAACTGGCCGGTGCCGACAGCATCACCGTGCACCTGCGGGAAGATCGGCGTCATATCCAGGATCGCGATGTGGAGATCCTCCGCAGGACGGTCAAGACCCGCCTCAACCTCGAAATGGCGGCAACCGACGAGATGGTCGGGATCGCCCTCAAGATCCTCCCCGATTGCGTCACCCTGGTGCCGGAAAAACGCGAGGAGTTGACGACCGAGGGGGGGCTCAACGTCTTCCTGAACCGAAATTTGATCAAGCGCCAGGCCGACCTGCTGCGCCAGGGGGGGGTCATCGTCAGCCTCTTTGTCGATCCGGATCTCGAGCAGATCAAGGCCGCCCACCGGGTCGGCGCCGATTACATCGAGATCCACACCGGCGCCTATTGCGAGGCCCGCACGAACGAGGAGCGGCGGGGCGAACTGGCGAAGATCGAGACCGCCATCCGCGCCGGCCACAAGCTCGGTCTCGGGGTCAATGCCGGCCACGGCCTCAATTACCAGAATGTCGGGGATGTAATCGCGCTCGGGGGGATCGAAGAATTCAACATCGGCCACAGCATCGTCGGTCGCGCCGTCCTGGTCGGCATGGAGCAGGCGGTGCGGGACATGCTGGCCCTCCTCCGGAGAGGATAG
- a CDS encoding DUF302 domain-containing protein, translating into MNYYFSKILPVTFDQAVLRVTEELQKDGFGILTEIDVTGTLKKKLGVDFRKYRILGACNPNFAYQALQKEAHIGTMLPCNVIVQETEDGRIEVAAVDPLVSMQGIKNPELAQVAGEVQARLKGVIDRL; encoded by the coding sequence ATGAACTACTACTTCAGTAAAATTCTCCCGGTCACCTTCGATCAGGCCGTTCTCCGGGTCACCGAAGAACTCCAAAAGGACGGATTCGGCATTTTGACCGAGATCGACGTCACCGGGACCTTGAAGAAAAAGCTCGGCGTCGATTTCCGCAAGTACCGGATTCTCGGTGCCTGCAATCCGAACTTCGCCTACCAGGCGCTGCAAAAGGAGGCGCATATCGGCACCATGCTCCCCTGCAACGTCATCGTTCAGGAAACGGAGGACGGGAGGATCGAGGTGGCGGCGGTCGACCCCCTGGTTTCGATGCAGGGAATAAAGAACCCCGAACTGGCCCAGGTGGCCGGCGAGGTTCAGGCGAGGCTCAAGGGGGTCATCGACCGCCTCTAG
- the tpx gene encoding thiol peroxidase, whose translation MEKGSVEPGTTVIRGEKTFKLLGTPLAVGNPLPATGMVDAMTLETVDLSRLKGDVLLLSIVPSIDTKVCEAQTHYLGEEGDKLPATVKRLVLSRDTPFAQKRFAEEAGLTDIRYLSDYKEGAFGRQTGLLIEDLMLLARAVIIVDAGGKVRYLQVVPDIAHLPDMEAAFARAAELAAKRSDRQ comes from the coding sequence ATGGAGAAAGGGTCTGTGGAGCCGGGAACGACGGTCATCCGGGGCGAGAAGACGTTCAAGCTCCTCGGCACCCCGCTGGCCGTCGGAAATCCTCTTCCCGCCACCGGCATGGTCGACGCCATGACCCTGGAGACGGTCGATCTCTCCCGGCTCAAGGGCGACGTCCTGTTGCTCAGCATCGTCCCCTCGATCGACACTAAAGTTTGCGAAGCCCAGACTCATTACCTCGGTGAGGAGGGGGATAAGCTGCCGGCCACCGTCAAGCGCCTGGTCCTCAGCCGCGACACACCCTTTGCCCAGAAGCGCTTCGCCGAGGAGGCCGGTCTGACCGATATCCGCTATCTCTCCGACTACAAGGAGGGGGCGTTCGGGCGCCAAACCGGACTGCTCATCGAGGACCTCATGCTCCTGGCGCGCGCGGTGATCATCGTCGACGCCGGGGGGAAGGTGCGTTATCTCCAGGTCGTTCCCGACATCGCCCATCTCCCTGACATGGAGGCGGCCTTTGCCCGGGCTGCGGAGCTGGCGGCAAAGAGGTCGGACCGGCAGTAA